The proteins below are encoded in one region of Drosophila santomea strain STO CAGO 1482 chromosome 2R, Prin_Dsan_1.1, whole genome shotgun sequence:
- the LOC120447049 gene encoding kinesin-like protein KIF13A isoform X5, producing the protein MASDKIKVAVRVRPFNRREIELDTKCIVEMEKQQTILQNPPTLEKIERKQPKTFAFDHCFYSSNPEDENFASQETVFDCVGRGILDNAFQGYNACIFAYGQTGSGKSYTMMGSQESKGIIPRLCDQLFSAIANKSTPELMYKVEVSYMEIYNEKVHDLLDPKPNKQSLKVREHNVMGPYVDGLSQLAVTSYQDIDNLMTEGNKSRTVAATNMNAESSRSHAVFSVVLTQILTDQATGVSGEKVSRMSLVDLAGSERAVKTGAVGDRLKEGSNINKSLTTLGLVISKLADQSNGKKSGNDKFVPYRDSVLTWLLKDNLGGNSRTVMVATISPSADNYEETLSTLRYADRAKRIVNHAVVNEDPNARIIRELRHEVETLRSMLKHATGSPVGDVQDKLAESENLMKQISQTWEEKLVKTERIQNERQQALEKMGISVQASGIKVEKNKYYLVNLNADPSLNELLVYYLKDRTLIGGRSISGQQPDIQLSGLGIQPEHCVITIEDSGLYMEPVQGARCFVNGSAAVEKTPLQNGDRILWGNHHFFRVNSPKSNNTSMCASEPQTPAQLIDYNFARDEIMQNELSNDPIQTAIARLERQHEEDKQVALEKQRQEYERQFQQLRNILSPSTPYAPYAPYDPLRMGKITPNTPTSQMRVEKWAQERDEMFRRSLGQLKTDIMRANSLVQEANFLAEEMEKKTKFSVTLQIPPANLSPNRRRGAFVSEPAILVKRTNSGSQIWTMEKLENKLIDMREMYQEHKERVLNGLPLIEPFSDDEFDDKDEDNAKPQDPFYESQENHNLIGVANIFLEVLFHDVKLDYHTPIISQQGEVAGRLQVEIERIAGQMPQDRMCESVSESSGDSRDEYDDPVDPSSNQITCRVTIKCASGLPLSLSNFVFCQYTFWGHQEMVVPVINAESTAHDQNMVFKFEHTQDFTVTINEEFLEHCIEGALSIEVWGHRSAGFSKTKGWEVEQQQAKARSLVDRWAELSRKIELWVEIHELNDNGEYSPVEVTNRNEVLTGGIYQLRQGQQRRVNVRVKPVQNSGTLPIICQSIVNVAIGSVTVRSRLQRPLDSYQEEDLTVLREKWSEALGRRRQYLDQQIQMLIKKEEKNEQERERELSLVHQWVSLTEERNAVLVPAPGSGIPGAPASWEPPSGMEPHVPVLFLNLNGDDLSAQNTNDELSVAGINSILSKEHGHKFYTLQILQHLDKDVCCVASWDSSMHDSQALNRVTEANERVYLILRTTVRLSHPAPMDLVLRKRLSINIKKGQTLTDRLKKFRLVRGENAIWQSGVTYEVVSNIPKASEELEDRESLAQLAASGDDCSASDGETYIEKYTRGVSAVESILTLDRLRQNVAVKELETAHGQPLSMRKTVSVPNFSQAVKDTTNTGSIMRFDASMESLLNVGRSESFADLNNSALGNKFTPGHSPAGAGGVIRSRHSFGGKGSSDDSPGKAFGIARPTFLNLNLNLNTLRIAPTKPSPATSKLLGMRMTTLHEEPLGGHRSLDEEPEDSYSDSEYAAEYEQERQQNKSMATRSRLTASKTMDSFMDVSSHSNQSYLSYTSSANTNMKHLTGLATLSMSSSTSSGYGSQAVSCNNLSNEDIASMRSMSIDETPDFDRVNSNSPPNRLARVNPFLKDMPKAKIQEQPEPQAKKLQEAFTHPLEQLEARENAQSDEDECAQLPKNNNNNEDLVKEPNQPAGQTEMEEAEPQPESRTEFATDNQNGNRSSDELSHSSEDLLEGDGIVREELPAGKVVRRKKSNTQPPTNGNSINNNNNSTSQAPRINHRASVAKMEGLAAYMDSSIMTSSTEVDEESKDVEVVLPEWIEVGESVVIRPYNTSGVIRFVGTTEFQPGAWIGVELDTPTGKNDGSVKGVQYFQCKPKHGMFVRSDKLMLDKRGKAMRAYKAAEKSNSISKEMSTSMTGSMTRSKSRGDSLNLSARK; encoded by the exons aTGGCGAGTGATAAGATCAAAGTCGCCGTAAGGGTGCGACCCTTCAATCGCCGAG AAATCGAACTGGATACGAAATGTATCgtagaaatggaaaaacagCAGACTATTCTGCAGAATCCGCCAACACTGGAGAAAATCGAAAG AAAACAACCAAAGACATTTGCATTCGATCACTGCTTTTACTCATCGAACCCCGAGGACGAGAACTTTGCGTCCCAGGAGACTGTGTTCGATTGCGTGGGACGTGGAATTCTGGATAATGCATTCCAGGGCTATAATGCGTGCATATTCGCTTACGGCCAGACAG GTTCTGGCAAGTCCTACACGATGATGGGCTCCCAGGAGAGCAAGGGCATCATTCCACGTCTGTGTGACCAGCTCTTCTCGGCCATAGCAAACAAATCCACACCAGAGCTTATGTACAAGGTGGAGGTGTCCTACATGGAGATTTATAACGAGAAGGTCCACGATCTGCTCGATCCCAAGCCGAACAAACAGTCGCTCAAGGTACGCGAGCATAATGTAATGGGCCCGTATGTGGACGGACTGTCGCAGCTGGCTGTGACATCCTATCAGGATATCGACAACCTGATGACCGAGGGCAACAAGTCGCGAACGGTGGCCGCCACCAATATGAACGCCGAGTCGTCGCGCTCCCACGCCGTCTTCTCGGTGGTCCTCACGCAGATACTCACGGATCAGGCGACGGGCGTGAGCGGCGAGAAGGTGTCCCGCATGTCCCTGGTGGATTTGGCTGGCTCCGAGCGGGCTGTGAAAACGGGAGCTGTTGGCGATCGTCTCAAGGAAGGCTCCAACATCAACAA ATCTCTGACCACACTTGGCCTGGTCATCTCCAAGCTGGCCGATCAATCCAATGGCAAGAAGAGCGGTAACGACAAATTCGTTCCCTACCGCGATTCCGTGCTCACCTGGCTGCTAAAGGACAACTTGGGTGGCAACTCCAGGACTGTAATGGTAGCGACAATCTCGCCGTCAGCAGATAATTACGAGGAGACGCTTTCCACGCTGCGTTATGCAGATCGAGCCAAGCGCATTGTTAACCACGCTGTTGTCAACGAAGATCCCAATGCCCGCATCATTCGTGAGCTGCGACACGAGGTGGAGACCCTCAGAAGTATGCTGAAACATGCCACTGGTTCACCGGTGGGCGATGTGCAGGATAAGCTAGCGGAGAGCGAGAACCTGATGAAACAGATTTCGCAGACTTGGGAGGAGAAGCTGGTTAAGACAGAACGCATTCAGAACGAACGGCAGCAGGCTCTAGAGAAAATGGGCATTAGTGTACAGGCCAGTGGCATCAAGGTAGAGAAGAACAAGTACTACTTGGTCAATTTAAATGCCGATCCGTCCCTCAACGAGTTGCTGGTCTACTATCTGAAG GATCGCACACTGATTGGTGGACGCAGTATCAGTGGCCAGCAGCCGGATATACAACTTTCCGGTCTCGGAATTCAGCCCGAACACTGTGTGATCACCATCGAAGATAGTGGACTATATATGGAGCCAGTGCAGGGAGCGCGCTGCTTTGTCAACGGATCTGCTGCTGTCGAAAAGACACCACTCCAGAACGGCGACCGTATCCTGTGGGGCAACCACCACTTTTTCCGCGTCAACTCGCCGAAGAGTAACAACACTAGTATGTGCGCCTCGGAGCCCCAGACGCCGGCGCAACTGATTGATTACAATTTCGCACGCGATGAGATTATGCAGAACGAACTGAGCAACGACCCTATCCAGACGGCCATTGCTCGACTGGAACGCCAGCACGAGGAAGATAAGCAGGTGGCGCTTGAAAAACAACGTCAGGAGTACGAGCGTCAGTTCCAGCAGCTGCGCAATATTCTGTCGCCTAGTACACCGTATGCTCCTTACGCTCCTTACGATCCACTGCGCATGGGCAAGATTACCCCAAATACTCCCACCTCGCAGATGCGGGTGGAAAAGTGGGCACAG GAACGAGATGAGATGTTCCGTCGCAGTTTGGGTCAGCTGAAAACGGATATTATGCGTGCGAATTCCCTGGTCCAGGAGGCCAACTTTTTGGCCGAGGAGATGGAGAAGAAGACCAAGTTTTCAGTCACTCTGCAGATTCCGCCAGCCAATCTGAGTCCCAACAGAAGGCGTGGGGCATTTGTCAGCGAACCCGCTATTCTGGTGAAGCGCACAAACTCCGGTAGCCAGATCTGGACGATGGAGAAGCTGGAAAACAAGCTGATTGACATGCGCGAGATGTACCAGGAGCACAAGGAGCGCGTTTTAAACGGATTG CCCCTTATAGAGCCATTCTCAGACGACGAGTTCGATGACAAG GACGAGGATAATGCCAAGCCACAGGATCCGTTTTACGAGTCGCAAGAGAACCACAATCTCATTGGCGTGGCAAATATATTCCTGGAGGTTCTGTTTCATGACGTCAAGCTGGACTACCACACGCCGATCATCAGCCAGCAAGGCGAGGTAGCGGGTCGTCTACAGGTGGAGATCGAACGGATTGCCGGCCAAATGCCACAAGACCGCATGTGCGAGTCCGTCTCAGAATCGTCTGGCGATTCACGGGACGAGTACGATGACCCGGTGGATCCCTCATCCAATCAGATTACCTGCCGTGTGACGATCAAGTGCGCCAGTGGACTGCCATTATCGCTCTCCAACTTTGTCTTCTGCCAGTACACTTTTTGGGGTCACCAAGAGATGGTTGTCCCGGTTATCAATGCCGAATCAACGGCGCACGACCAGAACATGGTGTTTAAGTTCGAACACACCCAGGACTTCACGGTTACCATAAACGAAGAGTTTTTGGAGCACTGCATAGAAGGAGCTCTGTCCATCGAGGTGTGGGGCCATCGCAGTGCCGGCTTCTCCAAGACAAAGGGCTGGGaagtggagcagcagcaagccAAGGCCCGTTCCCTGGTCGATCGCTGGGCGGAGCTGTCGCGGAAGATCGAGCTTTGGGTGGAGATCCACGAGCTTAATGACAACGGCGAATATTCGCCTGTAGAGGTGACCAATCGCAACGAGGTCTTAACCGGTGGCATTTACCAGTTGCGTCAGGGTCAGCAACGGCGTGTAAATGTACGAGTGAAGCCGGTGCAGAACTCTGGCACCTTGCCCATTATCTGCCAGTCGATTGTGAACGTTGCCATTGGCAGTGTGACAGTGCGATCTCGGCTGCAGCGACCACTGGATTCTTACCAGGAGGAAGATCTCACCGTGCTGCGCGAGAAGTGGAGCGAAGCACTGGGACGAAGACGTCAATATCTTGATCAACAAATCCAAATGCTTATAAAGAAGGAGGAGAAGAACGAGCAGGAGCGAGAGAGGGAGCTAAGCTTGGTTCATCAGTGGGTCTCGTTGACGGAGGAGCGCAATGCGGTGCTGGTGCCAGCTCCTGGCTCAGGCATTCCCGGAGCACCTGCCTCATGGGAGCCACCGTCCGGCATGGAGCCCCATGTGCCCGTCCTCTTCCTCAACCTTAACGGCGACGATTTGTCGGCACAGAACACCAACGATGAGCTCTCCGTCGCGGGCATTAATTCCATTCTGTCCAAGGAGCATGGACATAAGTTCTACACGCTGCAAATCCTGCAGCACCTGGATAAGGACGTGTGCTGTGTGGCCAGCTGGGACTCTTCGATGCACGACAGTCAAGCCCTGAACCGTGTCACTGAGGCCAACGAGCGGGTCTACCTTATTCTGCGCACCACGGTACGCCTTTCGCATCCAGCGCCCATGGATCTCGTGCTCCGCAAGCGACTGAGCATTAACATCAAGAAGGGACAGACGCTAACCGACCGCCTTAAGAAATTCCGACTCGTGCGGGGAGAGAATGCCATCTGGCAGAGCGGCGTCACCTATGAGGTGGTCTCTAACATTCCAAAGGCTTCCGAGGAGTTGGAGGACCGCGAGTCCCTTGCGCAATTGGCGGCCAGCGGAGATGATTGCTCCGCAAGTGATGGCGAAACCTACATAG AGAAATACACGCGCGGTGTTTCGGCGGTGGAGAGCATACTGACTCTGGATCGACTGCGGCAGAATGTGGCGGTCAAGGAGCTGGAAACGGCACATGGTCAGCCGCTCAGCATGCGCAAGACCGTCAGTGTGCCGAACTTCTCACAG GCGGTCAAAGACACCACCAATACCGGGAGT ATTATGCGCTTCGATGCATCGATGGAGTCGCTGCTGAATGTGGGACGATCCGAGTCCTTTGCCGATCTCAATAACAGCGCTTTAGGCAACAAGTTTACTCCAG GTCACAGTCCAGCGGGAGCAGGCGGAGTCATCCGAAGTCGCCACAGCTTTGGAGGCAAAGGAAGCAGCGATGATTCTCCCGGAAAAGCCTTTGGAATTG CGCGTCCAACATTTTTGAATCTCAATTTGAACTTGAACACTTTGAGAATTGCGCCAACGAAAC CTTCGCCAGCTACTAGTAAGCTGCTGGGCATGCGCATGACCACGTTGCACGAGGAGCCACTGGGCGGACACAGATCTCTCGACGAAGAGCCTGAGGATAGCTACAGCGACTCGGAGTACGCTGCCGAGTACGAGCAGGAGcggcagcaaaacaaaagcatggCCACGCGATCCCGCCTCACGGCTTCCAAGACCATGGACTCATTCATGGACGTCAGCAGCCATTCGAACCAGAGCTACTTGAGTTACACGTCCAGTGCCAACACTAACATGAAGCATCTGACCGGCTTGGCGACGCTGAGCATGAGCTCATCCACCAGCAGTGGCTATGGTTCTCAGGCTGTCTCCTGCAACAATCTGAGCAACGAGGATATTGCTTCAATGCGTTCCATGAGCATTGATGAGACTCCAG ATTTCGATCGAGTCAACTCGAACTCGCCACCGAACCGGCTGGCACGAGTTAACCCCTTCCTTAAGGACATGCCCAAAGCTAAAATACAAGAGCAACCAGAGCCGCAGGCCAAGAAGCTGCAGGAAGCATTCACGCATCCGTTGGAGCAGCTGGAGGCCAGGGAAAACGCACAAAGTGACGAAGATGAATGCGCGCAACTGCCAaagaataacaacaacaacgaggaCTTGGTAAAGGAGCCGAATCAACCTGCAGGCCAAACGGAGATGGAAGAAGCTGAACCGCAACCTGAATCACGAACGGAGTTTGCCACAGACAATCAGAACGGCAACAGGTCCTCCGACGAGTTAAGCCACAGTTCCGAGGATCTGCTCGAAGGCGATGGCATCGTCCGGGAAGAGTTGCCCGCCGGAAAGGTGGTGCGGCGCAAGAAGTCCAACACCCAGCCCCCGACCAATGGCAACAgcataaataacaacaacaacagcacaaGCCAGGCACCACGCATCAATCACCGGGCATCGGTGGCCAAAATGGAGGGTCTGGCCGCATACATGGACTCTAGCATTATGACCAGCAGCACAGAAGTTGATG AGGAAAGCAAGGATGTGGAAGTGGTTCTGCCCGAGTGGATTGAGGTGGGCGAGTCAGTGGTAATCCGACCCTATAACACCAGCGGCGTCATCCGCTTTGTGGGGACCACGGAATTCCAACCCGGTGCTTGGATTGGCGTTGAATTGGACACACCGACGGGCAAAAACGACGGCAGCGTGAAGGGCGTTCAGTATTTCCAGTGCAAGCCCAAGCACGGCATGTTTGTGCGCTCCGATAAGTTGATGCTGGACAAGCGTGGCAAGGCGATGCGAGCCTACAAGGCCGCCGAGaagagcaacagcatcagcaaaG AGATGAGTACCTCGATGACTGGTTCGATGACACGATCCAAGAGCCGCGGCGATTCGCTAAACCTTTCGGCGCGTAAATGA